One genomic segment of Gorilla gorilla gorilla isolate KB3781 chromosome 23, NHGRI_mGorGor1-v2.1_pri, whole genome shotgun sequence includes these proteins:
- the EIF4ENIF1 gene encoding eukaryotic translation initiation factor 4E transporter isoform X2 — protein MATGAAGLARGARAPSPVPDRRITRGSWRRPLVQSIVDQGAMDRRSMGETESGDAFLDLKKPPASKCPHRYTKEELLDIKELPHSKQRPSCLSEKYDSDGVWDPEKWHASLYPASGRSSPVESLKKELDTDRPSLVRRIVDPRERVKEDDLDVVLSPQRRSFGGGCHVTAAVSSRRSGSPLEKDSDGLRLLGGRRIGSGRIISARTFEKDHRLSDKDLRDLRDRDRERDFKDKRFRREFGDSKRVFGERRRNDSYTEEEPEWFSAGPTSQSETIELTGFDDKILEEDHKGRKRTRRRTASVKEGIVECNGGVAEEDEVEVILAQEPAADQEVPRDAVLPEQSPGDFDFNEFFNLDKVPCLASMIEDVLGEGSVSASRFSRWFSNPSRSGSRSSSLGSTPHEELERLAGLEQAILSPGQNSGNYFAPIPLEDHAENKVDILEMLQKAKVDLKPLLSSLSANKEKLKESSHSGVVLSVEEVEAGLKGLKVDQQVKNSTPFMAEHLEETLSAVTNNRQLKKDGDMTAFNKLVSTMKASGTLPSQPKVSRNLESHLMSPAEIPGQPVPKNILQELLGQPVQRPASSNLLSGLMGSLEPTTSLLGQRAPSPPLSQVFQTRAASADYLRPRIPSPIGFTPGPQQLLGDPFQGMRKPMSPITAQMSQLELQQAALEGLALPHDLAVQAANFYQPGFGKPQVDRTRDGFRNRQQRVTKSPAPVHRGNSSSPAPAASITSMLSPSFTPTSVIRKMYESKEKSKEEPASGKAALGDSKEDTQKASEENLLSSSSVPSADRDSSPTTNPKLSALQRSSCSTPLSQTNRYTKEQDYRPKATGRKTPTLASPVPTTPFLRPVHQVPLVPHVPMVRPAHQLHPGLVQRMLAQGVHPQHLPSLLQTGVLPPGMDLTHLQGISGPILGQPFYPLPAASHPLLNPRPGTPLHLAMVQQQLQRSVLHPPGSGSQAAAVSVQTTPQNVPSRSGLPHMHSQLEHRPSQRSSSPVGLAKWFGSDVLQQPLPSMPAKVISVDELEYRQ, from the exons GAAGAACTCTTGGATATAAAAGAACTCCCCCATTCCAAACAGAGGCCTTCGTGCCTTTCTGAAAAATATGACAG TGATGGTGTCTGGGACCCTGAGAAGTGGCATGCCTCTCTCTACCCAGCTTCAGGTCGGAGCTCACCAGTGGAAAGTCTGAAGAAAGAGTTGGATACAGACCGGCCTTCCCTGGTGCGCAGGATAGTAG ATCCACGAGAGCGTGTGAAAGAAGATGACTTAGATGTTGTTCTCAGCCCTCAGAGACGGAGCTTTGGAGGGGGCTGCCACGTGACAGCTGCTGTTAGCTCCCGGCGCTCAGGAAGTCCATTAGAGAAAGATAGTGATGGGCTTCGTCTGCTTGGTGGACGTAGGATTGGCAGTGGGAGGATAATCTCTGCCCGGACCTTTGAGAAGGATCACCGTCTTAGCGATAAGGACCTGCGGGACTTGAGAGACAGAGACCGAGAGAGGGACTTCAAGGACAAGCGTTTCagg AGAGAGTTTGGAGATAGTAAGCGTGTCTTTGGTGAGCGTAGAAGAAATGATTCTTACACAGAAGAAGAACCAGAGTGGTTCTCTGCTGGACCCACAAGTCAGTCTGAAACCATCGAACTGACTGGCTTTGATGATAAGATACTAGAAGAAGATcacaaagggagaaaaagaacaaGGCGACGGACAGCCTCTGTGAAGGAAG GTATAGTAGAGTGCAATGGAGGAGTGGCCGAAGAGGATGAAGTGGAGGTCATCCTTGCACAGGAGCCTGCGGCTGATCAGGAAGTGCCAAGGGATGCTGTCTTGCCTGAGCAGTCCCCAGGAGACTTTGACTTTAATGAGTTCTTTAACCTTGATAAGGTGCCATGCTTGGCTTCG ATGATAGAAGATGTTTTGGGAGAAGGGTCAGTCTCTGCCAGTCGGTTCAGTAGGTGGTTCTCTAACCCGAGCAGATCAGGAAGCCGATCCAGCAGTCTTGGGTCAACACCACATGAAGAGCTAGAGAGACTTGCAG GTCTGGAGCAAGCCATCCTCTCTCCTGGACAGAACTCGGGGAATTACTTTGCTCCTATACCATTGGAAGACCATGCTGAAAATAAAGTGGATATTTTAGAAATGCTACAGAAAGCCAAAGTGGATTTGAAACCTCTTCTTTCCAGCCTTTctgcaaataaagaaaaacttaaagaaaGCT CACATTCAGGGGTTGTGCTTTCAGTGGAGGAGGTAGAAGCAGGTCTGAAGGGCTTGAAGGTTGACCAGCAAGTGAAGAATTCAACTCCCTTCATGGCAGAACACCTAGAAGAGACCTTGAGTGCTGTAACCAACAATCGACAACTCAAGAAAGACGGAGACATGACTGCGTTCAACAAGCTAGTGAGCACAATGAAGGCAAGTGGGACTTTGCCTTCTCAGCCCAAAGTCAGC CGAAACCTTGAAAGCCATTTGATGTCCCCTGCTGAGATTCCAGGCCAGCCTGTCCCTAAGAACATCCTGCAG GAACTTCTGGGTCAACCAGTTCAGAGACCTGCTTCTTCCAATCTTCTGAGTGGCCTTATGGGGAGCTTGGAGCCTACAACATCTCTACTGGGCCAAAGAGCACCCTCTCCTCCCTTGTCACAGGTGTTTCAAACTCGAGCAGCCTCAGCTGACTACCTTCGCCCAAGAATACCATCACCAATTG GTTTCACACCAGGACCACAGCAGCTACTCGGAGATCCATTCCAAGGCATGCGCAAACCCATGAGCCCCATCACGGCCCAG ATGAGCCAGCTGGAGTTGCAACAGGCAGCTTTAGAAGGGCTGGCCTTGCCACATGACCTTGCTGTACAGGCAGCAAACTTCTACCAGCCTGGTTTTGGCAAACCACAGGTGGACAGAACCAGAGATGGATTCAGAAACAG GCAACAGCGAGTGACCAAGTCACCAGCACCCGTGCATCGAGGGAATTCCTCTTCCCCTGCCCCTGCTGCCTCCATCACAAGCATG CTTTCTCCTTCCTTTACCCCTACCTCAGTGATTCGTAAGATGTACGAGAGCAAAGAGAAAAGCAAGGAGGAGCCAGCATCTGGAAAAGCAGCTCTTGGTGACAGTAAAGAGGATACTCAGAAGGCCAGTGAAG AAAACCTCCTGTCATCCAGCTCTGTACCCAGTGCCGATCGAGACTCTTCTCCCACTACAAATCCCAAACTGTCAGCATTACAGAGGTCTTCGTGTTCCACCCCACTGTCCCAGACCAACCGTTACACCAAAGAACAAGATTATCGACCTAAAGCAACTGGGAGAAAaacacccaccttggcatccccaGTTCCTACAACACCTTTTCTCCGCCCTGTCCACCAAGTTCCCCTTGTCCCCCATGTCCCTATGGTTAGGCCTGCTCACCAGCTTCACCCAGGGTTGGTACAGAGGATGCTGGCCCAGGGAGTACATCCACAGCATCTTCCAAGTTTGCTCCAAACTG GTGTGCTTCCTCCTGGGATGGACTTGACTCATTTACAGGGAATATCTGGCCCCATCCTGGGTCAGCCCTTTTACCCTTTACCTGCTGCTAGTCACCCTCTCTTAAACCCTCGTCCTGGAACACCTCTGCATCTGGCAATGGTGCAACAGCAGCTACAGCGCTCAG TTCTGCATCCTCCAGGCTCTGGTTCCCAGGCAGCAGCTGTCAGCGTTCAGACAACCCCTCAGAACGTGCCCAGCCGGTCAGGCCTGCCCCACATGCACTCCCAGCTGGAGCATCGCCCCAGCCAGAGGAGCAGCTCCCCTGTGGGCCTTGCCAAATGGTTTGGCTCAGATGTGCTACAGCAACCCCTGCCCTCCATGCCCGCCAAAGTTATCAGTGTAGATGAATTGGAATACCGACAGTGA